The Mercurialis annua linkage group LG7, ddMerAnnu1.2, whole genome shotgun sequence genome includes the window TTACTAGATTGCTAAACaccgcccctttttacttagTACCGCACAGCCACATTACATATTTGCCCTTTTCACTTTTTcaatacaaaaccaattcataaaaaaaaacctaaatcctctcaactcattcaatttttcacaaattcatattttacgaaaatgtCGGATTCGGAACGAGATAGAAATCGACAACCTCcggtaaattttttttttattaatttcggtttttttttaaaaaaacaattaaaaaaaagagaagtTGGGATTTTAcggaggggacgtgaaatcccacgttccctccggaagagggaacgtggatttcccacgttccctcttccggagggaacgtgcggcgtcccctccggaagaggggacgctgaaaacggcgtcccctcttccggaggggacgctgTTCGTCCCttccggaagaggggacgccggaaacggcgtccccccttccggaggggacgtgggcgtccggcgtcccctcttccggagggaacgCCGGACGCCCGTTccggaatttaaaaaaattggaatttttttttttaaaaaaaataaaaatttaaatctaattattgtttttttaaaataaaaaacaataaaataaataattatttgaaataaattaaataattttagaaatttatttaatttaatatatattatttctataatttaaattattataattgcaGGGCAGAAAGCGTATGGGGAAGACGTTTTTGGCCCAGAATTAGGGGGATCGGGAGCCCGTCACGTTACGACGCGTAAAGTTTCTGCCTCGGCTCGACGGAAGAAACAAGCGCATACTTCTCCCGATGACGTCCGCATTTCTGTTGAGGATCTTAGAGAGTCTGATGATTTTGTGAGCTCAGAGGACGAGCCAGAGGACGAGCCAagtgaaaaaatttacatttctaaACGGAAAAAGGGTGCAGGTGGTCGGTTCGTTGGCGACTCGTCATcaggtaaatataattaaatgattataattaatttaataatattgttaaaaaaactaaatgtaatttaattatgtttaatgttACTTTCAGGGTCGAATAGACGACCTGAAGAGGTTGACGTGTGGACCGTTACTGGTCCAGTACCTGGTGGACCCGAGGATGACACTGTTATTCCTAGTTTTCTCGGGCATGTCGCTTCTCGGCTATGGGATGGGGCGGACAGAGGCGTGCTGAAGTGTCAGACTAGACATGGAGCTCTGAAGAAGCTGAGACAGTGGTATGAGACGGCCTCAGAGGAGGTTAAGGTGCTGATAGACGGGACTGAGATATCACATCTCCCGTTTATCATGTTTGATCATCTGGATATCCCGCTCCTTTCTGCATTTGTGGAGCGATGGCAGCCAGATACAAACTCTTTTCACATGCCATTCGGGGAGATGACCATCACATTACATGACGTGTGGCATATTCTTCGGATTCCAGTTGCTGGGGCTATGGTTTCAGGTGCGATAttctgttatatttttttacatttaataatTCTTTAATTACGTCTCATTATTATGTTAGgtaaatttaatgttatttaggataagttaattgttttaggttatttaataaaatatttagacaaattagttgtttaatgtgGATTGTGTTTTGGTTTGCCAATTGTAATTTctttgcaggacttccctgaaaaatgggtgatgctcatttttaggggaagtgctgcccaattttttctagaaatttacTGTACCTATTGcgtgatattaatttaaattgcgaaaTTATGTTTTCAGGTCAGCCGAACAAGGCTCAGCTGATGGCTTACTGCGTACAGATTTTAGGTATTTCACCAGAGGATCTGGTGAGTAAGACGAGCAAGCATTTTGCCCAGGGAGGTGTGCTGATTGAGTCGATCATCAGCTTATGTAGGCATGACCGTACTGCAGAGGTGGAGGCAATAGCCTGGATCTGGTTGACGTTAGGTTGCACTCTATTCACTGACAAGAGTGGCCATCGGATTAGACCTGCAACCATATGGGAGGTGCGGGAAGGAGTCACAGATACGAGTACAGTTTCCTGGGGATCAGCTACACTAGCTTATCTCTATCGGCAGCTTGGAATCTCATCGAGAGGAGACTGTTCCGGTTTGACTGGCTGTCTGACACTGCTGCAGACATGGATTTATGAGTACTTTCCATGCTTCCGGCCCCAGCGAGAGCGGCTGTTGATCGAGTCTCATCTTCCTCGAGCTTCTAGCTGGAGTGCTACTGCGTCAGATTGCTCAGCCACCCGACTTCGGTCCTTGCGAGCTCGTTTGGACACGCTGACTGCTGAGGAGGtatataaatttgttaatttattagttaaattttattttattacgatcgctatattttaatttttgttttgtaattttttaacagATCACATGGCTCCCTTTTGGCGGCGAGCCTGCTGCCACCGTAGAGCACACTGCATATTATGGCTGGATAGCATACCGGGACATTGTCGAGCCGTACATGCCGTCTAGGGTGCTGCGACAGCTGGGTTATGTGCAGACTGTACCTGTGCCAATTTGTCGGCCAATAGGGGCTGTTAGGTCCTGGAAGTCACTCAAGTACTCTGTGGACATGAGTGTGACGATTGCGGTTGACATGTGGAACGCTTTTCCGGTCATGTACAAGCTGCCGTTAATGGGATTTGAGGAAGCCCACGTTATTGCTGGAGGATGCCATCCAGCTTACCTGGACTGGTTCGAGCGCCATTCGCACCCCCGTATCCTTCCTGGCAGAGATGTTCGAGCGCCATTCGCACCGCCTTGTATGTAAATAACAGCTGCATTGAAGATAGTGGCAATAGGGAACAAGTCATCCAATACCTGCATCCATTTAATAAGTCagaatataaatatcattttttaaaaaaatataataactttgtgataaatttatataattcaattaaataccTGCATCCAGTAGCTAGGGCCACACTCTCCGCCTTCCCAGCTAATACGTGTAATGGCCGCTTGCAACCCATCAATGAAAATACCCTCGTATCGATAAGGGTGGGCGGAGATTTCGTTTGCAATGTTCATTCTAGTCATTCCCCACATTTTCTCGTCACCATATATGTGGTCTGCCACCACGCGAAATCCACAGTTGCCGTCTCCACGCACGTCCACAAGCTCGTCAACGAATGGTAAAAGGAATCCTGGAATAACCTCCGCATTTTGCAAACCAGCTgcgggaaataaaaaaaatattattataaataacaagGATACTACTACAGTAGACGTACATAACGAATATTAGTGGATGATAATTACCTGACGCGGATGTACGATTTTTCTGAGCTTTGGAAGATTTAGGACGACCAGGTACACGGTCCTTGTACTCATGACGACTCGGATCCCGCTTCGTTGATTTGCTCCCCTTTGGTCGACCTCTGACATTTGTTTTAACTTCTGGTTCCATGTAGCCTAAGTCTTCGGGGTGAAGTCGCTCTCGAACAATACGAGAAATATCACGCAACACTGAAGGATCCTTAGTCATGACCTCGTCGGCGGCCTCGTGAAAATACTGATGTTCCTCGGTCTGAAAACCAGCAAAATCGGGTTGCGCAGATGTGTCCAACCCATCGCCGAGAATAACAAGTTTCGTCCAAAACGGGTGTATACTGTCAAGGCTGATCGGGTTACCTACAAATAACACATATTAGCTTTCaataacaatattaatatttttaatattagtattcaatgaAAGTGGTGCGTGATACCTGAATCGACCACCGCTCGCAGCTCACATGCA containing:
- the LOC126654778 gene encoding protein MAIN-LIKE 2-like — translated: MSDSERDRNRQPPKAYGEDVFGPELGGSGARHVTTRKVSASARRKKQAHTSPDDVRISVEDLRESDDFVSSEDEPEDEPSEKIYISKRKKGAGGRFVGDSSSGSNRRPEEVDVWTVTGPVPGGPEDDTVIPSFLGHVASRLWDGADRGVLKCQTRHGALKKLRQWYETASEEVKVLIDGTEISHLPFIMFDHLDIPLLSAFVERWQPDTNSFHMPFGEMTITLHDVWHILRIPVAGAMVSGQPNKAQLMAYCVQILGISPEDLVSKTSKHFAQGGVLIESIISLCRHDRTAEVEAIAWIWLTLGCTLFTDKSGHRIRPATIWEVREGVTDTSTVSWGSATLAYLYRQLGISSRGDCSGLTGCLTLLQTWIYEYFPCFRPQRERLLIESHLPRASSWSATASDCSATRLRSLRARLDTLTAEEITWLPFGGEPAATVEHTAYYGWIAYRDIVEPYMPSRVLRQLGYVQTVPVPICRPIGAVRSWKSLKYSVDMSVTIAVDMWNAFPVMYKLPLMGFEEAHVIAGGCHPAYLDWFERHSHPRILPGRDVRAPFAPPCM